A DNA window from Micromonospora inyonensis contains the following coding sequences:
- a CDS encoding GNAT family N-acetyltransferase, with protein MEHVELNTPELLLRPWREEDAADVLAALRDPETAQWNPSAPGLDLAGARAWTRARADWSAGTHASFAVTDPATGVLTGSVSLHRIHGDEGSIGYWTVPSARGRGVATAAVRLVTGWAFGSLGLHRIELCHAVANVASCRVADRAGYPWEGTLRESHRYGDGRRHDEHLHARLATDE; from the coding sequence GTGGAACATGTCGAGCTGAACACCCCTGAACTGCTGCTGCGTCCCTGGCGGGAGGAGGACGCCGCAGACGTGCTCGCCGCGCTCCGCGATCCGGAGACGGCGCAGTGGAACCCCTCCGCCCCGGGCCTGGACCTGGCCGGTGCCCGGGCCTGGACCCGGGCCCGGGCCGACTGGTCGGCCGGTACGCACGCCTCGTTCGCCGTCACCGATCCGGCGACCGGCGTCCTGACCGGTTCGGTCTCGCTGCACCGCATCCACGGCGACGAGGGCTCGATCGGGTACTGGACGGTGCCCTCGGCCCGGGGGCGGGGCGTCGCCACCGCTGCGGTCCGACTGGTCACCGGCTGGGCGTTCGGGTCGCTCGGACTGCACCGGATCGAGCTGTGCCACGCCGTGGCGAACGTCGCCTCGTGCCGGGTCGCCGACCGCGCCGGCTACCCGTGGGAGGGGACGCTGCGGGAGTCCCACCGGTACGGCGACGGCCGCCGCCACGACGAACACCTGCACGCCCGGCTCGCCACCGACGAGTGA
- a CDS encoding permease prefix domain 1-containing protein, which yields MVPARELLRMDMIEAYVAELDKALRGPRATKADLLAEARDGLLDAADAYEDAGLDRRDAERRAVAEFGAVPEIACDYQTELGLAQGRRTALLIFFVLAAQPVLWRLTRHLAGGVGYHSPGYRLVEETVSWMGSATLFAAILVATAAGYGVRYLGARRGLVRVTGVFAFAVCVVFSVLGVLLTALTPHALMSVAGLPSALVFLGIPLAGIGVSGRNCLSAA from the coding sequence ATGGTCCCGGCGAGGGAGCTGCTCCGGATGGACATGATCGAGGCATACGTCGCCGAGTTGGACAAGGCCCTGCGCGGCCCCCGGGCGACCAAGGCCGATCTCCTCGCGGAGGCGCGGGACGGTCTCCTGGATGCGGCCGACGCCTACGAGGACGCCGGTCTCGACCGGCGCGACGCCGAACGGCGGGCGGTCGCCGAGTTCGGGGCGGTACCCGAGATCGCCTGCGACTACCAGACCGAACTGGGGCTGGCCCAGGGGCGCCGTACCGCTCTGCTGATCTTCTTCGTGCTGGCCGCGCAGCCGGTGCTGTGGCGGTTGACCCGGCACCTGGCCGGTGGCGTGGGATACCACAGCCCCGGCTACCGGCTGGTCGAGGAGACGGTCAGCTGGATGGGTTCGGCGACCCTGTTCGCCGCGATCCTGGTCGCCACCGCCGCCGGCTACGGGGTGCGGTACCTCGGTGCCCGCCGGGGGCTCGTCCGGGTCACCGGGGTCTTCGCCTTCGCGGTCTGCGTGGTCTTCTCCGTGCTCGGGGTTCTGCTGACCGCGCTCACCCCGCACGCCCTGATGAGTGTCGCCGGGTTGCCGAGCGCGCTGGTGTTCCTCGGTATCCCGTTGGCCGGGATCGGCGTCTCCGGCCGGAACTGCCTGAGCGCCGCCTGA
- a CDS encoding PadR family transcriptional regulator, with amino-acid sequence MRPNALRGHLDALILSVLERESLHGYAIMEALQARSGGALDLPTGTLYPALRRLERAGYVQSEWSTVSGRKRRTYQLTASGRRALADERSEWRDFAAVVEGVLRPGTAAGFA; translated from the coding sequence ATGAGGCCAAACGCGTTGCGGGGGCACCTCGACGCCCTGATTCTCTCCGTCCTGGAGCGGGAGTCGCTGCACGGTTACGCGATTATGGAAGCTCTCCAGGCCCGCAGCGGCGGCGCGCTCGACCTGCCGACCGGCACGCTCTACCCGGCCCTGCGCCGGCTGGAGCGGGCGGGCTACGTGCAGAGCGAGTGGAGCACAGTCAGTGGCCGTAAGCGCCGGACGTACCAGCTCACCGCCTCCGGGCGGCGGGCCCTGGCGGACGAGCGCTCCGAGTGGCGGGACTTCGCCGCGGTGGTCGAGGGCGTGCTGCGTCCCGGCACGGCGGCGGGCTTCGCCTGA
- a CDS encoding DUF6059 family protein, which produces MDAYRVLSRCGRLTVSLARELFSGLKAFGAALIGTPLPPEAFPPATPPAGGPVPTVTDATCRPVGGEPGQPPSPVEPGTPWAGTEPGAPPAGHPERLIPHVPPTPVERRLWSQLR; this is translated from the coding sequence ATGGACGCGTACAGGGTTCTGAGCAGGTGTGGCCGGCTGACCGTCAGCCTCGCCCGGGAGCTGTTCTCCGGACTGAAGGCGTTCGGCGCGGCGCTCATCGGCACGCCGCTGCCGCCCGAGGCCTTTCCCCCGGCCACCCCACCGGCGGGCGGGCCCGTGCCGACGGTCACCGATGCCACCTGCCGGCCGGTGGGCGGCGAGCCGGGGCAGCCGCCGTCGCCGGTGGAGCCGGGCACCCCGTGGGCGGGGACGGAACCGGGCGCACCGCCGGCCGGACACCCGGAGCGGTTGATCCCCCACGTCCCCCCGACGCCGGTGGAACGCCGACTCTGGTCGCAGCTGCGCTGA